The following proteins are co-located in the Citrobacter freundii ATCC 8090 = MTCC 1658 = NBRC 12681 genome:
- the osmY gene encoding molecular chaperone OsmY has product MTMTGLKISKTLLAVMLTSAVATGSAYAENATTDKAQSGVESAGQKVDSSMNKVGNFMDDSTITAKVKAALVDHDSIKSTDISVKTDQKVVTLSGFVESQAQAEEAVKVAKGVEGVTSVSDKLHVRDSKETSVKGYAGDTAITSEVKAKLLADDIVPSRKVKVETTDGVVQLSGSVDSQAQSDRAESIAKAIDGVKSVKNDLKTH; this is encoded by the coding sequence AGGACTTAAGATTTCTAAAACGCTGCTGGCCGTGATGCTGACCTCCGCTGTTGCAACGGGTTCTGCTTATGCAGAAAACGCCACGACGGATAAAGCGCAATCCGGCGTCGAAAGTGCGGGGCAGAAAGTCGATAGCTCTATGAACAAAGTCGGTAATTTCATGGATGACAGCACCATCACCGCGAAAGTAAAAGCCGCGCTGGTGGACCACGATAGCATTAAGAGCACCGATATTTCCGTCAAGACCGATCAGAAAGTAGTAACGCTAAGCGGCTTTGTTGAAAGCCAGGCGCAGGCTGAAGAAGCGGTGAAAGTGGCGAAAGGCGTTGAGGGTGTGACCTCCGTTAGCGACAAACTGCACGTGCGTGATAGTAAAGAAACCTCCGTTAAAGGCTATGCGGGCGATACGGCAATCACCAGTGAAGTAAAAGCCAAGCTGCTGGCCGATGATATTGTCCCTTCACGCAAGGTGAAAGTTGAGACCACCGATGGCGTTGTGCAACTTTCAGGCTCTGTCGATTCACAAGCTCAAAGCGATCGCGCTGAGAGCATCGCCAAAGCGATCGATGGCGTGAAAAGCGTCAAAAACGACCTCAAAACTCACTAA